Proteins from a single region of Catenulispora acidiphila DSM 44928:
- a CDS encoding cellulose binding domain-containing protein, whose protein sequence is MLRALRASLIAAGAGALLVSGLTIASPTASAATTPTPTATAPTTPTATAPTTPTPLPTAVYSKTSDWGSGFQAQYVITNPMSVPLNTWSLQFSLPSTEKITSMWGGTDTASGTTHTVLAQSYDTTIAAGASITIGFDGSYSGTYADPSACKLNSDPCDGSADAQAPTAPTALTTLSTTSSAASLSWTGSADNVTVAGYNVYSGSTMVATSPGTAATVTGLAPSTSYSFTVRAVDEAGNLSAPSAAVSATTLASTGGGHLPGVAAPFVDIGAWPTPNLTQIAETTGLRQFSLGFIVNGTATCTPSWFNAYAMSAGFEQSDIATLRAIGGDVKPSFGGEAGTELAQSCTDVPSLTAAYQSAITAYNLTQIDFDIEGSAVADPASIDRRSQAIAALQKNAAAAGKPLTVTLTLPILPSGLTTDGLYVVQSAVKYGAKITTVNGMAMDFGDIEAPNPSGKMGTYAIDTAQSLHTQLTPLYPALTATQLWNMIGVTPMIGQNDNSSEVFYQTDMHQLLTFAQQQHLGELAFWDVTRDANACTGSLSKCTDIPQTPYEFSKMIAPYQG, encoded by the coding sequence ATGCTGAGGGCTCTCCGAGCAAGCCTGATCGCTGCTGGCGCCGGCGCTCTGCTGGTCAGCGGCCTGACAATCGCCTCCCCGACAGCTTCGGCCGCCACGACCCCAACCCCGACCGCCACCGCGCCCACCACCCCGACCGCCACCGCGCCCACCACCCCGACCCCGTTGCCCACCGCCGTCTACAGCAAGACCTCCGACTGGGGCAGCGGCTTCCAGGCGCAGTACGTGATCACCAACCCGATGTCCGTCCCGCTGAACACCTGGTCGCTCCAGTTCAGCCTGCCGTCCACCGAGAAGATCACCAGCATGTGGGGCGGGACCGACACCGCGAGCGGTACCACGCACACCGTCCTCGCGCAGTCCTACGACACCACGATCGCGGCCGGCGCGTCGATCACCATCGGTTTCGACGGCAGCTACTCGGGGACGTACGCGGACCCGTCCGCCTGCAAGCTCAACTCAGACCCCTGTGACGGCAGCGCGGACGCCCAAGCCCCGACCGCGCCGACGGCACTGACCACGCTGAGCACCACCTCGAGCGCCGCGTCGCTGTCCTGGACCGGCTCCGCCGACAACGTCACGGTCGCCGGGTACAACGTGTATTCGGGTTCGACGATGGTCGCCACGTCCCCGGGCACGGCGGCGACCGTCACCGGTCTGGCGCCCTCGACGTCCTACTCGTTCACCGTCCGCGCCGTCGACGAAGCCGGGAACCTGTCGGCGCCGAGCGCAGCGGTCAGCGCCACGACGCTGGCAAGCACCGGCGGCGGACACCTGCCCGGCGTCGCCGCGCCTTTCGTCGACATCGGCGCCTGGCCCACCCCGAACCTGACCCAGATCGCCGAGACGACAGGCCTGCGCCAGTTCTCCCTCGGCTTCATCGTCAACGGCACGGCCACCTGCACCCCGAGCTGGTTCAACGCCTACGCCATGTCCGCCGGCTTCGAGCAGTCGGACATCGCCACCCTGCGCGCGATCGGCGGCGACGTGAAGCCGTCCTTCGGCGGCGAGGCGGGCACCGAACTGGCGCAGTCGTGCACCGACGTCCCGTCCCTGACAGCCGCCTACCAATCGGCCATCACCGCCTACAACCTCACCCAGATCGACTTCGACATCGAGGGCTCCGCAGTCGCCGACCCCGCCTCCATCGACCGCCGCTCCCAAGCCATAGCCGCCCTGCAGAAGAACGCAGCCGCAGCCGGCAAGCCCCTCACCGTCACCCTGACCCTCCCGATCCTCCCCTCCGGCCTCACCACCGACGGCCTCTACGTAGTCCAGTCAGCAGTGAAGTACGGCGCCAAGATCACCACAGTCAACGGCATGGCCATGGACTTCGGCGACATAGAAGCCCCCAACCCCAGCGGCAAGATGGGCACCTACGCCATCGACACAGCCCAATCACTCCACACCCAACTGACGCCCCTCTACCCAGCCCTCACCGCAACCCAGCTGTGGAACATGATCGGCGTCACCCCCATGATCGGCCAGAACGACAACTCCTCCGAAGTCTTCTACCAAACCGACATGCACCAACTCCTCACCTTCGCCCAACAACAACACCTCGGCGAACTAGCCTTCTGGGACGTCACCCGCGACGCCAACGCCTGCACCGGCTCCCTGTCAAAGTGCACGGACATCCCACAGACCCCCTACGAGTTCTCCAAGATGATCGCGCCCTATCAAGGCTGA
- the fxsT gene encoding FxSxx-COOH system tetratricopeptide repeat protein — translation MAVSGARPHRRAVSLGPRPEGLVGREDLIEQVAAAFTATGVPQVQVLFGLGGVGKTSVAVEYAYRFADSYGIVWQFSAEHPESLDGQIGELAAHLGLLVPPTTDDAAGSLRSHLVNADRPWLLVLDNVVDDAVVHRLVPAAGPGHVVVTSQRATWPGRARVREVPVLDRDVAIKYLLSAADSSDVAASGLLVDALGGLPLALAHAAAFLRVTGRPVQFYLDKLSAMLVRPGRGKAVARTWSAAIGQLGSAGSPAMALLRVLACFAPDAIPVRLLFPDDAPVPEGLSADVADQLAALADDGLAVDDALIALREFSLVGSPVGDGVVSIHRLVQAATLEAMSPEEQSAWRQAATALVVRATPDDPNLPETWPAFTALLRHIEQVVPAEHDCYLRAADHLGAVGNYRAAVAMARRSLEARARRQGPDAPETLAARQSTAQWTGHAGDFEGARDQCADLLPIRERLLGVEHPDTLSTRSVLAFWTARAGSYAAARNQGIDLLSIRERVLGIEHPDTLLTRSNLAGWTGNAGDPAGARDQFADLLPRYQHVLGDEHPVTLITRTHLARWVGEAGDPAGARDRFADVLPIRERVFGAEHPDTLHVRANLARWTGKAGAAAEARDQYAVLLPLFERVLGPEHPATLTNRRNLAHWTGKAGDAHGAREQLVALLPLHQRVLGPEHVSTLHARHNLARWTKNAGDNAGARDQFTDLLPIRERVLGSEHLDTVKTRNGLASCITETERVPGATE, via the coding sequence ATAGCGGTTTCCGGCGCCCGGCCACATCGCCGTGCTGTCAGTCTCGGTCCTCGGCCCGAGGGTCTCGTCGGACGGGAGGACCTTATCGAGCAGGTGGCGGCGGCTTTCACTGCCACCGGCGTTCCGCAGGTTCAGGTTCTCTTCGGCCTTGGGGGAGTCGGCAAGACCAGCGTGGCGGTGGAGTACGCCTATCGGTTCGCCGACTCGTACGGGATCGTCTGGCAGTTCAGCGCCGAACACCCCGAGTCCCTGGACGGACAGATCGGTGAGTTGGCCGCGCATCTGGGTCTACTTGTTCCGCCGACAACGGACGACGCAGCAGGTTCACTCAGGTCACACCTGGTGAACGCCGATCGCCCCTGGCTGCTGGTGCTGGACAACGTGGTGGACGACGCGGTCGTGCATCGGCTGGTCCCGGCCGCCGGGCCCGGTCATGTGGTGGTGACCAGCCAGCGGGCGACGTGGCCGGGACGTGCTCGCGTGCGCGAGGTCCCGGTGTTGGATCGGGATGTCGCCATCAAATATCTGTTGTCTGCGGCCGACAGCAGCGACGTGGCGGCCTCCGGACTCCTGGTCGACGCGTTGGGCGGCCTGCCGCTGGCCTTGGCGCACGCGGCTGCCTTCCTGCGGGTGACGGGCCGACCGGTGCAGTTCTACCTGGACAAACTGTCGGCGATGCTGGTCCGCCCCGGACGGGGCAAGGCGGTGGCTCGGACTTGGAGTGCGGCGATCGGCCAGCTGGGAAGCGCCGGCTCGCCTGCTATGGCGCTGCTGCGAGTGCTGGCCTGCTTCGCACCGGATGCCATTCCGGTGCGACTGCTTTTCCCCGACGACGCGCCTGTGCCGGAAGGACTGTCCGCAGACGTCGCTGACCAGTTGGCGGCTTTGGCCGACGACGGCCTGGCGGTGGACGATGCCTTGATCGCGCTCCGCGAATTCAGCTTGGTCGGCTCGCCGGTGGGCGACGGCGTGGTGTCGATCCATCGGCTCGTGCAGGCCGCGACTCTCGAGGCGATGAGCCCTGAGGAACAGTCCGCGTGGCGCCAGGCAGCCACGGCCTTGGTTGTGAGGGCAACGCCGGATGATCCCAACCTGCCGGAGACATGGCCTGCCTTTACCGCGTTGCTGCGCCACATCGAACAAGTCGTGCCTGCGGAACACGACTGCTACCTGCGTGCGGCAGATCATCTCGGTGCAGTCGGCAATTACCGTGCCGCCGTGGCCATGGCCCGCCGGAGCCTCGAGGCGCGAGCGCGGCGACAAGGTCCTGATGCTCCGGAGACGCTTGCGGCCCGCCAGAGCACCGCCCAATGGACTGGCCACGCCGGCGACTTCGAAGGCGCTCGAGACCAATGTGCCGACCTACTGCCGATCCGCGAGCGACTCCTTGGCGTCGAGCATCCCGACACGCTGTCCACGCGCTCGGTCTTGGCGTTTTGGACTGCGAGAGCCGGGAGCTACGCCGCCGCGCGTAATCAGGGTATTGACCTACTCTCGATCCGTGAACGTGTTCTCGGCATCGAGCATCCCGACACGCTGCTCACGCGCAGCAACCTGGCCGGCTGGACGGGCAACGCGGGGGATCCGGCCGGTGCTCGTGACCAGTTCGCCGATCTCCTTCCGCGCTATCAGCACGTTCTCGGCGACGAACATCCCGTCACCCTGATCACGCGGACCCACCTGGCACGCTGGGTCGGAGAGGCGGGGGATCCCGCCGGTGCCCGCGACCGATTCGCGGACGTGCTTCCCATCCGGGAACGTGTCTTCGGCGCCGAACACCCCGATACCCTGCACGTACGCGCCAATCTGGCCCGGTGGACCGGGAAGGCCGGAGCCGCCGCCGAAGCCCGTGACCAATACGCGGTTCTGCTCCCGCTCTTTGAGCGCGTTCTGGGACCTGAACATCCCGCCACCTTGACCAATCGCCGCAACCTGGCCCATTGGACGGGAAAGGCCGGAGACGCCCACGGAGCCCGTGAACAGCTCGTCGCGTTGCTGCCGCTGCATCAACGCGTCCTCGGCCCGGAGCACGTGAGCACTCTGCACGCGCGGCACAACCTGGCCCGCTGGACGAAGAACGCCGGCGACAACGCCGGTGCCCGTGATCAGTTCACTGATCTCCTCCCGATTCGGGAGCGTGTCCTTGGCAGCGAACACCTGGATACGGTGAAGACTCGCAACGGCTTGGCGAGCTGCATCACCGAGACCGAGCGCGTCCCTGGCGCCACCGAGTGA
- a CDS encoding VMAP-C domain-containing protein, translating to MALAQLPNPGGPHLIAQAERSAVAVLAPEAPPEPGAEPALCLIGSGFFITTDLVLTCAHVVADEPELYVLSGSVTLRVKAVELIDPPYDGDDSWPVPDLALLRIEPAPPDDESDPYPVWLDLAPNASFISSAGYLSVGYDKRGPGGAAALASRLYDAGGTRKANAPGLPSFTYVELAGNTVPTYRSGSMVIDLSTGRVTGIVKAARAEDDGDGGYAVPLAGVLPRVLSRQLGVQKAKDILAAHDSFHARTVDWPAMCEHYFTGPQPPGAIRADSTKLPLNEVALLGLLVSIRHVVTDAELFEIIQSHSGLELAADAGLRDVALGLAATTTWSSTDVHSLLRFMDGLTTRLEHRVSQQWLAEARKWADGLAAKLNQTSRLRALRMQTSAIRRTSGAAEAGSSSLRVLVDPAFDPAGGYHVSIRMHHSAGVGAEQSPEETIGSASVLAHLRDVLPAAVRAAARLDGGCLIDLVLPLDLLAEPVHKWEVSGSTPLGHLLPVAVRSVERYRDRDDVPGARLREIWDRASKEAVSLQWIMCEDPENTGRAVEHTGLGLVNPPTSRHRRSRRLLDEAVQDGVPLLVWSASDCGVDHADPQNVSVLCAGPYFQGIAEEALRDVVLEDVPHRLFAKRSQAGAEELDAVALFWDNPGLGHEENLLTEPCYPEDS from the coding sequence ATGGCGCTGGCCCAGCTGCCGAACCCCGGCGGTCCCCACCTCATCGCGCAGGCGGAGAGGTCTGCGGTCGCGGTCCTCGCGCCCGAAGCTCCTCCGGAGCCGGGCGCGGAGCCCGCGCTGTGCCTGATCGGGTCAGGGTTCTTCATCACCACCGATCTGGTGCTGACCTGTGCCCACGTCGTCGCCGACGAGCCTGAGCTCTACGTCCTGAGCGGCAGCGTGACCCTGCGCGTCAAAGCCGTCGAGCTGATCGACCCGCCCTACGACGGCGACGACTCCTGGCCGGTGCCGGACCTGGCCCTGCTGCGCATCGAACCCGCGCCGCCGGACGACGAGAGCGATCCCTACCCGGTGTGGCTGGACCTCGCGCCCAACGCGTCCTTCATCAGCAGCGCCGGCTACCTCAGTGTGGGCTACGACAAGCGCGGTCCCGGCGGAGCGGCGGCGCTCGCCAGCCGGCTCTACGATGCCGGCGGCACGCGCAAGGCGAACGCCCCGGGGCTGCCGAGCTTCACCTACGTCGAGCTCGCCGGCAACACCGTCCCGACATACCGTTCCGGCAGCATGGTCATCGACCTGAGCACCGGACGCGTGACCGGCATCGTCAAAGCAGCCCGCGCCGAGGACGACGGCGACGGCGGCTACGCGGTCCCCCTGGCCGGCGTCCTGCCGCGCGTACTGTCGCGCCAACTGGGAGTCCAGAAGGCGAAGGACATCCTGGCAGCGCACGACTCGTTCCACGCCCGGACCGTGGATTGGCCCGCCATGTGCGAGCACTACTTCACCGGTCCCCAGCCGCCTGGCGCCATACGGGCAGACTCCACAAAGCTCCCCCTGAACGAAGTCGCCCTCCTCGGTCTCCTGGTATCGATCCGCCACGTCGTCACCGACGCCGAACTCTTCGAGATCATCCAGAGCCACAGCGGCCTGGAGCTCGCCGCCGACGCCGGCCTCCGCGACGTCGCCCTCGGCCTGGCCGCGACCACCACCTGGAGCTCCACTGACGTCCACAGCCTCCTGCGCTTCATGGACGGCTTGACCACGCGCCTCGAACACCGCGTCAGCCAGCAGTGGCTGGCCGAAGCGCGGAAGTGGGCTGATGGTCTGGCCGCGAAGCTCAACCAAACCTCCCGCCTCCGTGCCCTGCGCATGCAGACATCCGCAATACGCCGTACTTCCGGGGCGGCAGAGGCGGGTAGCAGCTCCCTGCGGGTACTCGTCGATCCGGCGTTCGATCCGGCGGGCGGGTATCACGTCAGTATCCGTATGCACCACAGCGCCGGGGTCGGCGCGGAGCAGTCTCCGGAGGAGACCATCGGCAGTGCGAGTGTCCTGGCGCATCTCCGCGATGTCCTGCCCGCCGCGGTCCGGGCCGCCGCGCGCCTGGACGGCGGCTGCCTGATCGACCTCGTCCTGCCGCTGGACCTGCTGGCCGAGCCGGTGCACAAGTGGGAGGTCTCCGGCTCCACGCCGCTCGGCCACCTGCTTCCGGTCGCGGTCCGCTCGGTGGAGCGCTACCGGGACCGGGACGACGTGCCGGGCGCCAGGCTGCGCGAGATCTGGGACCGGGCGTCTAAGGAGGCTGTTTCGCTTCAGTGGATCATGTGCGAGGATCCTGAGAACACCGGCCGGGCCGTGGAGCACACCGGGCTCGGGCTGGTGAACCCGCCCACCAGCCGGCACCGGCGATCCCGGCGTCTGCTCGACGAGGCGGTCCAGGACGGCGTGCCGCTGCTGGTCTGGTCGGCGTCCGACTGCGGGGTGGACCACGCCGATCCGCAGAACGTGTCAGTGCTCTGTGCAGGCCCGTATTTTCAGGGAATAGCGGAAGAAGCGCTGCGCGACGTCGTTCTGGAAGATGTGCCTCATCGGCTCTTCGCCAAGCGCAGCCAGGCCGGAGCCGAGGAATTGGACGCCGTGGCTCTGTTCTGGGACAACCCGGGATTGGGGCACGAAGAGAACCTGTTGACAGAACCCTGCTATCCAGAGGACTCGTGA
- a CDS encoding AAA family ATPase — MVELTLEEDRAAVARLGRSEAEQRLLLSEPDLDLINAAILLRRPLLVTGKPGSGKSSLAYAIARELSLGPVLHWSITSRTGVKEGLYGYDALGRLEETNLRRIMGADTAPDLGEYIRLGPLGTALLPQKHPRVLLIDELDKSDLDLPNDLLHVFENGEFEIEEVVRQRGTDSVEVGVTGQPTPVTVHGGLVRCNAFPIVVLTDNGERDFSAAFLRRCVRLKLADPDRDRLVGIVEAHLGEEGVRTGRTLIEDFLVKRRAGTVATDQLLGAVYLAIAAKLGGTDRAELADRIMAPLDQVG; from the coding sequence TTGGTCGAGCTCACGCTCGAGGAGGACCGGGCGGCGGTCGCGCGGCTGGGGCGGTCCGAGGCTGAGCAGCGTCTCCTTTTGTCCGAACCCGATCTGGACTTGATCAACGCCGCCATATTGTTGCGCAGACCCTTGCTCGTCACGGGAAAACCCGGCAGCGGCAAGTCCTCGCTGGCCTACGCGATCGCCCGCGAACTCTCCCTGGGACCGGTGCTGCACTGGTCGATCACCAGCCGGACCGGCGTCAAGGAAGGCCTCTACGGCTACGACGCGCTCGGTCGGCTGGAGGAGACGAATCTGCGCCGGATCATGGGCGCGGACACCGCTCCCGACCTCGGTGAGTACATACGCCTCGGTCCGCTCGGAACTGCCTTGCTGCCGCAGAAGCACCCGCGTGTCCTCTTGATCGACGAGCTGGACAAGAGCGATCTCGATCTGCCCAATGACCTGTTGCATGTCTTCGAGAACGGCGAGTTCGAGATCGAGGAGGTGGTCCGGCAGCGCGGCACCGACTCCGTCGAGGTCGGCGTCACCGGCCAGCCGACCCCGGTCACGGTGCACGGCGGCCTCGTGCGCTGCAACGCGTTCCCCATCGTCGTGCTCACCGACAACGGCGAGCGCGACTTCTCCGCGGCGTTCCTGCGCCGCTGCGTCCGCCTCAAGCTCGCCGACCCGGATCGCGACCGCCTGGTCGGCATCGTCGAGGCGCACCTGGGCGAGGAAGGCGTGCGAACCGGGCGCACGCTGATCGAGGACTTCCTGGTCAAGCGCCGGGCCGGCACGGTCGCGACCGACCAGCTGCTCGGCGCCGTCTACCTGGCGATCGCGGCCAAGCTCGGCGGCACGGACCGGGCCGAGCTGGCCGACCGGATCATGGCTCCGCTCGACCAGGTGGGGTGA
- a CDS encoding SAV_2336 N-terminal domain-related protein, with the protein MTRIVPDDARAALADFIEAVAPAELSAEEIAEALWLAQWINQSAGATAGSAEPQQESGQEAPPPHRVPVSIPRTPAGRQQPARAHPPATVADAESEPERRTSPPPRLMGSALIRVPSPTGSEAVRFARSLRRLRPLPVRRAPGTADAAATVDEAETARFAAETGLLWPVYTRQRPRRGVAKVVVDTSVSMQVWEGLEEDIVRGLSLSRVFRRVETWSLYQRGETAVVCERRAGVAAGHEGPLARLADGSGDGAVLILSDGVARLWYDGAVLDAVDRLAVQGPVALVQPLPNRLWRRTGLRPRLTTVTGTARGPEALHLTRVAIGTAAPAVPIIEADESWFATWAALASGRLATARFAVLGSRSPAGYAQSVAAGGVQEPGQLVGDGMAVPVVRRFRAAASQGARELAAALSVVPLSLPIMQMVLATCFPDRSRAHLAEVITGGLMQRDPKVPEGGGPPAFRWLPGVGEELRREVDDRQAERVRAALSGYLDAELGFRPDSRGFIAIMGTPAMPAEREGRFGSPFARILPDTVRRALNHAGVAYTVSDTVGTASEAQRITHALALAEAARNTGRSAEIDEAIEAARLAVSEAAGRDWPLTDALAELLEHRGRREGSPFDAEEAVIVLREYVDRAPADDPHRQEGLERLADALLARYQSTESPDDLDDAIRMRRRLAEAEDAAQDQLVLLADALLEHHRLTGASLSAYEATDLMSGLRRTGQSEGVRVAATAILARGLDIMSRSTRAEEDIEASDAVWLALMPELGELTEDQAAVTRTAIEARIRFHKSSGRAGRARALEAAYEDALGRLGQQWGLPGAQASAI; encoded by the coding sequence GTGACCCGCATCGTGCCGGACGACGCGCGGGCGGCGCTCGCGGACTTCATCGAGGCGGTGGCGCCGGCGGAGCTGTCGGCTGAGGAGATCGCCGAGGCGCTGTGGCTGGCGCAGTGGATCAACCAGTCCGCGGGCGCGACAGCCGGCTCCGCCGAGCCACAGCAGGAATCCGGTCAGGAGGCGCCGCCTCCACACCGCGTTCCGGTGTCGATTCCCAGAACCCCCGCCGGACGCCAGCAGCCTGCCCGAGCGCACCCGCCGGCCACCGTCGCCGACGCCGAATCAGAGCCCGAGCGCCGCACCTCGCCACCCCCGCGGCTCATGGGATCGGCGCTGATCCGCGTGCCCTCGCCGACCGGGTCGGAGGCGGTGCGCTTCGCCCGCTCGCTGCGGCGCCTGCGGCCGCTGCCGGTCCGCCGCGCCCCTGGCACGGCGGACGCCGCCGCGACCGTGGACGAGGCGGAGACGGCGCGCTTCGCGGCGGAGACCGGGCTGCTCTGGCCGGTCTACACGCGCCAGCGTCCCCGGCGCGGCGTCGCGAAGGTAGTCGTCGACACCTCGGTGTCCATGCAGGTGTGGGAAGGGCTCGAGGAGGACATCGTCAGAGGCCTGTCGCTGTCGCGCGTCTTCCGCAGGGTCGAGACGTGGTCCCTGTACCAGCGCGGCGAGACGGCTGTGGTGTGCGAACGCAGAGCCGGAGTCGCCGCCGGGCACGAAGGTCCCCTGGCACGGCTCGCCGACGGGTCCGGGGACGGCGCCGTCCTCATCCTGTCCGACGGCGTCGCAAGGCTCTGGTACGACGGCGCCGTGCTGGACGCCGTCGATCGCCTCGCCGTCCAAGGTCCCGTCGCGCTCGTCCAGCCGCTGCCGAATCGGCTGTGGCGCCGGACAGGGCTCCGTCCGAGGCTGACGACGGTCACCGGAACCGCCCGAGGTCCCGAAGCCCTGCACCTGACGCGCGTCGCGATCGGGACCGCGGCGCCGGCGGTCCCGATCATCGAGGCGGACGAGTCCTGGTTCGCCACCTGGGCCGCACTGGCATCCGGGCGCCTGGCGACGGCTCGCTTCGCGGTGCTCGGCTCCCGATCGCCCGCCGGCTACGCGCAGTCGGTGGCGGCGGGCGGCGTCCAGGAACCCGGCCAGCTGGTCGGCGACGGAATGGCGGTCCCGGTCGTCCGCCGCTTCCGCGCCGCCGCGAGTCAGGGCGCGCGCGAACTGGCCGCCGCGCTGTCTGTCGTGCCGCTCAGTCTGCCGATCATGCAGATGGTCCTCGCCACCTGCTTCCCCGACCGGAGCCGCGCGCACCTGGCCGAGGTGATCACCGGCGGCCTGATGCAGCGCGATCCCAAGGTCCCGGAAGGCGGCGGCCCGCCGGCGTTCCGCTGGCTGCCCGGCGTCGGCGAGGAGCTGCGCCGGGAGGTGGACGACCGCCAGGCCGAACGCGTGCGCGCCGCGCTGTCGGGCTACCTGGACGCCGAGCTCGGGTTCCGGCCGGACTCGCGCGGCTTCATCGCCATCATGGGCACGCCCGCGATGCCGGCCGAGCGGGAGGGACGGTTCGGTAGTCCATTCGCGCGGATTCTGCCCGACACGGTCCGCCGGGCCCTGAACCATGCCGGCGTCGCCTATACCGTGTCCGACACGGTGGGTACCGCTTCGGAAGCACAGCGCATCACGCACGCCCTGGCTCTGGCCGAAGCGGCCCGGAACACTGGACGGAGTGCGGAGATCGACGAGGCCATCGAGGCGGCGAGGCTGGCGGTGAGCGAGGCCGCAGGCCGGGACTGGCCGCTGACCGACGCGCTGGCCGAGCTGCTCGAGCACCGCGGCCGTCGCGAGGGGTCGCCGTTCGACGCCGAGGAGGCAGTCATCGTCCTGCGCGAGTACGTCGACCGGGCGCCGGCGGACGACCCGCACCGCCAAGAGGGTCTGGAACGCCTCGCCGACGCCCTGCTGGCGCGGTATCAGAGCACCGAGTCGCCCGACGACCTCGACGACGCCATCCGGATGCGCCGCCGGCTCGCCGAGGCCGAGGACGCCGCCCAGGACCAGCTGGTGCTCCTCGCCGACGCCCTGCTCGAGCACCACCGGCTCACCGGCGCCTCGCTGTCCGCCTACGAGGCGACCGATCTGATGAGCGGTCTGCGCCGCACCGGCCAGAGCGAGGGCGTGCGCGTCGCCGCCACCGCGATCCTGGCCCGCGGGCTGGACATCATGAGCCGCTCGACACGCGCCGAGGAGGACATCGAGGCCTCCGACGCGGTGTGGCTCGCGCTCATGCCGGAACTCGGCGAGCTGACCGAGGACCAGGCCGCCGTCACGCGCACCGCGATCGAGGCGCGGATCCGGTTCCACAAGAGTTCGGGGCGCGCCGGGCGTGCGCGCGCCCTGGAGGCCGCGTATGAAGACGCCCTGGGCCGTCTGGGGCAGCAGTGGGGTCTGCCGGGAGCGCAGGCCTCCGCGATCTGA
- a CDS encoding FxsB family cyclophane-forming radical SAM/SPASM peptide maturase codes for MSLDTGAGLPRPARAGWTATGLRQFVLKLHSRCNLACSYCYIYEGPDQSWRDKPGTMSPETIALTASRIAEHVATHRPPWIEVVLHGGEPLMAGLPVLRNAAETIRAAVPDTTAVRLIVQTNGLLLTEQMLEGLDALGILVAVSIDGSASDNDRRRRFRDGRGSFDAVSTGLRMLTSERFRHLFVGFLCVIDLESDPLAVYEALTVWDPPTVDLLLPHRTWADPPPPGARYAAWLSEVFDHWYRSGSATGIRVFDEIIAVLLGARTGTTAIGAGPVQHVTVETDGSLEADDILKIAYAGAPETGLTLARHSFDDYLATPALMDRRSGIDALCRECRECPIVGVCGGGTYPHRFRPGHGFANPSAYCHDLMAVISHIKEAIIGDLSGRPA; via the coding sequence TTGAGCCTCGACACCGGCGCGGGGCTGCCGAGGCCGGCGCGAGCCGGCTGGACGGCGACGGGACTGCGGCAGTTCGTGCTCAAGCTGCATTCCCGCTGCAACCTCGCCTGCAGCTACTGCTACATCTACGAAGGTCCCGACCAGAGCTGGCGGGACAAGCCGGGCACGATGAGCCCGGAGACGATCGCCCTGACCGCCTCCCGGATCGCCGAGCACGTCGCGACCCACCGTCCGCCCTGGATCGAGGTGGTCCTGCACGGCGGCGAGCCGTTGATGGCCGGGTTGCCGGTGCTGCGCAACGCCGCCGAGACGATTCGCGCCGCCGTCCCGGACACCACCGCCGTCCGGCTCATCGTGCAGACCAACGGCTTGCTGCTGACCGAGCAGATGCTCGAAGGGCTCGACGCCCTCGGCATCCTGGTCGCGGTCAGCATCGACGGATCGGCCTCGGACAACGATCGGCGGCGCCGCTTCCGGGACGGTCGGGGCAGCTTCGACGCGGTCTCGACAGGGCTGCGGATGCTTACCTCGGAACGCTTCCGCCACCTGTTCGTCGGCTTCCTGTGCGTCATCGACCTGGAGTCCGATCCGCTGGCCGTCTACGAGGCGCTCACCGTCTGGGACCCGCCGACCGTGGATCTGCTGCTCCCACACCGGACCTGGGCCGATCCGCCGCCGCCCGGCGCGCGCTACGCAGCCTGGCTCTCAGAGGTCTTCGATCACTGGTACCGCTCGGGCAGCGCCACCGGCATCCGCGTCTTCGACGAGATCATCGCGGTCCTGCTCGGCGCCCGCACCGGCACGACGGCGATCGGTGCCGGACCGGTCCAGCACGTCACCGTGGAGACCGACGGATCGCTCGAGGCCGACGACATCCTTAAGATCGCTTATGCCGGCGCGCCGGAGACCGGACTGACTCTCGCCCGCCATAGTTTCGACGACTATTTGGCAACACCGGCATTAATGGATCGGCGAAGCGGAATCGACGCACTGTGCCGTGAGTGCCGCGAGTGCCCGATTGTCGGAGTTTGTGGCGGCGGAACCTATCCACACCGCTTTCGCCCCGGTCACGGCTTCGCCAACCCGTCGGCTTATTGTCATGACCTAATGGCGGTCATCAGCCATATCAAAGAGGCGATCATCGGCGATCTATCAGGTCGTCCGGCATGA